The sequence ACGCGCCGCTGCCGCCCGAGGGGGCGGGCGGGAACGACCTGACACGGTATTCGGGCCGCGCGAAATACGTCCTCGAAGTGCCGATGGGCTACACGAACGAGACGAGGATCGATGAGGGCGACCGGGTGCGCGTCGGCGACATCTGACCGAAAGGACCACCGGCGAGGGCGACGAACGGCGCCCATGAACGAGTGGTCGTCGGTCGACGCGCTCGCCGAGCAGGAGGGGTGGCGCGCCGAGGGGTTCGCCGCGCGGGTGCACTACCGCGGCGAAACCGAGCGGTACGCGGTCGAGTATTACGAGCCGAGCGACTGCGTCCTCTACTGGAAGGTGAAAGGCGACGGCGAGACGGCGGTGCCGGTGGGGCGCGAGACGGTGCCGGACCCCCTCCGCGAGCGCGTCCGCATCGACCTCGACGCGGCGGGTATCGACCCCGATGTCGAAGCGCGGTCGCTGTGAGCGGGCCGTCGGGGCGGCGCGTCGCCGACGGGTCAGCCTTTTGCCTGCCGACCACCGAGAGTGGGTGATGGACGTCCCCGCGGACGACGACCCCTTCGAGCGACAGCGTGAGCGAACGGCGAACCCGATGCGGCGCTTGTTCGACGAGTACGGCCGCGGCCGCCCCGGACTCCTGTCGGTGAGCGTCGTCGCGAGCGTGCTCGCCCGCCTGCTCGACCTGTTGCCGCCACTGATGCTGGGCATCGCCGTCGACGCCGTCTTTCTCGACGAAGGCCCGTTCTCCCTCCCGCTGGTGCC comes from Haloplanus sp. XH21 and encodes:
- a CDS encoding DUF7538 family protein, whose translation is MNEWSSVDALAEQEGWRAEGFAARVHYRGETERYAVEYYEPSDCVLYWKVKGDGETAVPVGRETVPDPLRERVRIDLDAAGIDPDVEARSL